Proteins from one Calditerricola satsumensis genomic window:
- a CDS encoding spore germination protein, with amino-acid sequence MWKGKRKQKKQALTDRPELRAYFDQKIEARAEDTPIHTRVDENVSRIQDWLGHPPDLLVRQLHIRGKTPAAIVYFDVLVDTRHLNEHILNPLLTGEEDGNAPYVGLPKLWDVLQVGSLREVERMADALRALLSGCALLFVQGASRAVAIDIKGWEMRSVDEPRAESVVRGPREALMENAHVNLGLLRARMRDPDLRVERRVFGQRTQTDVYILYIDGIVNTKALAELKRRLDNIRIDGMLDSGYLEELIEDSSWSPFPQVQATERPDKVAAHLLEGKIAILVNGSPLALIVPAVFHQFYHAAEDYYERALIASLVRIIRLFSLIISLLLPSLYIAFVSFHPEMLPTELAIAMAAGRATVPFPSIIEALIMEVMIEILREASVRLPGPIGPTIGIVGGLVIGESAVRAGLVSPLMVIIVAVTTIGSFAIPSYSAAIPLRMLRFPLMFISASFGLYGLMIGVLLILLHLSTLKSFGVPYLAPLTPFRPTDSKDVLLRFPWTWLRTRPQMFRPRQDIRNATPNRQPSDEEGSPA; translated from the coding sequence ATGTGGAAAGGAAAACGAAAGCAGAAAAAGCAGGCGCTTACCGATCGTCCCGAACTGCGCGCCTACTTCGACCAAAAAATTGAGGCCCGCGCCGAAGACACCCCCATCCACACACGCGTCGACGAAAACGTCTCGCGCATCCAGGACTGGCTGGGGCATCCGCCCGATCTCCTGGTGCGCCAACTGCACATCCGCGGGAAAACGCCGGCCGCCATCGTCTACTTTGACGTGCTGGTGGACACGCGCCACCTCAACGAACACATTCTCAACCCGCTGCTGACCGGAGAGGAGGACGGCAACGCGCCGTACGTGGGCTTACCCAAGCTGTGGGACGTGCTGCAGGTGGGGAGCCTCCGCGAGGTGGAACGGATGGCCGACGCGCTGCGCGCCCTCCTGTCGGGATGCGCGCTTCTGTTCGTGCAGGGCGCAAGTCGCGCCGTGGCCATCGACATCAAGGGATGGGAGATGCGTTCGGTTGACGAGCCGCGCGCGGAGTCGGTGGTGCGTGGTCCGCGGGAAGCGCTCATGGAAAACGCGCACGTCAACCTGGGCCTCCTGCGCGCCCGCATGCGCGATCCCGATCTGCGCGTGGAGCGGCGGGTGTTCGGACAGCGCACGCAGACCGACGTCTACATCCTGTACATCGACGGCATCGTCAACACCAAGGCGCTGGCCGAACTGAAACGCCGCCTCGACAACATCCGCATCGACGGCATGCTCGATTCGGGCTACCTTGAGGAGCTGATCGAGGACTCCAGCTGGTCGCCGTTCCCGCAGGTCCAAGCCACCGAGCGGCCGGATAAGGTGGCCGCCCACCTGCTTGAAGGGAAGATTGCCATTTTGGTCAACGGCTCGCCGCTTGCGCTCATCGTGCCCGCGGTGTTCCACCAGTTTTACCACGCGGCGGAAGACTACTACGAGCGGGCGCTCATCGCCTCGCTGGTGCGCATCATCCGCCTGTTTAGCCTGATCATTTCCCTGCTTCTTCCGTCCCTGTACATCGCCTTCGTCTCCTTTCACCCGGAGATGCTCCCCACCGAGCTGGCCATCGCCATGGCGGCCGGGCGCGCCACAGTGCCGTTTCCTTCGATCATCGAGGCCCTGATTATGGAAGTCATGATCGAGATCCTCCGCGAGGCCAGCGTGCGCCTGCCGGGCCCCATCGGGCCGACCATCGGGATTGTCGGCGGTTTGGTCATCGGGGAGTCGGCGGTGCGCGCCGGTCTGGTTAGCCCGCTGATGGTGATCATCGTCGCCGTCACGACGATCGGGTCCTTTGCCATTCCCAGCTACAGCGCGGCCATCCCGCTGCGCATGCTGCGGTTCCCCCTCATGTTCATTTCCGCCAGCTTCGGCCTGTACGGGCTGATGATCGGCGTGCTGCTCATCCTGCTGCACCTGTCGACGCTCAAATCCTTCGGCGTTCCGTATCTGGCGCCGCTCACCCCGTTCCGCCCTACCGATTCCAAGGACGTGCTCCTGCGCTTCCCGTGGACGTGGTTGCGCACGAGGCCGCAGATGTTCCGGCCCCGCCAAGACATTCGCAACGCCACCCCCAACCGCCAGCCGTCGGACGAGGAGGGCAGCCCGGCATGA
- a CDS encoding NAD-dependent succinate-semialdehyde dehydrogenase: protein MRKEKMWVAGSWCASEDGRTFAVTDPATGEVVGEVPDATEADVRRAVEAAHQAFPEWAGLPARKRSDVLYAWYRRILDHQEDLARLLTREQGKPLAEARGEIAYAAQFVLWYAEEANRVYGYTVPASSPTKRIQVLRQPVGVVAAITPWNFPAAMVTRKVAPALAAGCTVVLKPAEQTPLTALALARLLEEAGLPAGVVNVVTGEPKRIGRVLLDDPRVRKITFTGSTEVGKYLMREAAAHVKRISLELGGHAPFLIFDDADLDAAVKGVVASKFRNAGQTCICANRILVQRSVYDAFVARFVDAVRALKVGHGLEDGVDIGPLVDEAAVEKVLGQVADARAKGAEVLVGGYRLTEGAYGRGHFVAPTVLANVNETMAVWQEETFGPVAPVAVFDDEADAIAKANRSRYGLAAYVYTQGLSRAMRVAEQLEYGIVGVNDPVPSVAQAPFGGWKESGMGREGGREGIDAFLETKYVSFGI from the coding sequence ATGCGCAAGGAGAAGATGTGGGTTGCCGGTTCCTGGTGTGCGAGCGAAGACGGTCGCACCTTTGCGGTGACCGATCCGGCGACGGGCGAGGTCGTGGGGGAGGTTCCCGATGCGACCGAAGCCGACGTGCGGCGGGCCGTGGAGGCGGCCCACCAGGCGTTCCCCGAATGGGCTGGCCTTCCCGCGCGCAAGCGGTCTGACGTGCTGTATGCGTGGTACCGGCGCATTCTCGACCACCAAGAGGACCTCGCCCGCCTCCTGACGCGCGAACAGGGCAAGCCCCTTGCCGAGGCGCGCGGGGAGATCGCGTACGCCGCCCAATTCGTCCTGTGGTACGCCGAGGAAGCCAACCGCGTGTACGGGTACACGGTGCCGGCCTCGTCGCCGACGAAGCGCATCCAGGTGCTGCGCCAGCCGGTTGGCGTGGTGGCGGCCATCACGCCGTGGAATTTCCCGGCGGCCATGGTGACGCGCAAGGTGGCCCCGGCCCTCGCCGCCGGGTGCACGGTGGTGCTGAAACCGGCCGAGCAGACGCCGCTGACGGCGCTGGCGTTGGCCCGACTGCTGGAGGAGGCGGGCTTGCCCGCCGGCGTGGTCAACGTGGTGACCGGGGAGCCGAAGCGCATCGGCCGCGTGCTGCTGGACGATCCGCGCGTGCGCAAAATCACCTTTACCGGGTCGACCGAGGTGGGCAAGTACCTGATGCGCGAGGCGGCGGCGCACGTCAAGCGCATCTCGCTGGAGCTGGGCGGCCATGCCCCGTTCCTCATTTTTGACGACGCCGATCTGGACGCGGCAGTCAAGGGCGTGGTGGCGAGCAAGTTCCGCAACGCGGGGCAGACGTGCATCTGCGCCAACCGCATCCTTGTCCAGCGCAGCGTCTACGACGCCTTTGTCGCGCGCTTTGTTGACGCCGTGCGCGCGCTCAAGGTGGGCCACGGGTTGGAAGACGGCGTCGACATTGGGCCGCTCGTCGACGAGGCGGCGGTGGAAAAGGTGCTGGGCCAGGTGGCCGACGCCCGGGCAAAGGGCGCGGAGGTGCTCGTGGGCGGATATCGACTGACCGAGGGGGCTTACGGGCGCGGGCATTTTGTCGCGCCCACGGTGCTGGCGAACGTCAACGAAACGATGGCCGTCTGGCAGGAGGAGACCTTTGGTCCGGTCGCGCCGGTGGCGGTGTTTGACGACGAAGCCGACGCGATCGCCAAGGCCAACCGCTCCCGCTACGGCCTGGCTGCCTACGTGTACACGCAGGGCTTGTCGCGCGCCATGCGCGTCGCCGAGCAGCTCGAGTACGGCATTGTCGGGGTAAACGATCCCGTTCCGTCGGTGGCGCAAGCCCCCTTTGGCGGCTGGAAGGAATCTGGCATGGGGCGCGAGGGCGGACGCGAGGGCATCGACGCCTTCCTGGAGACGAAGTACGTCTCGTTCGGCATCTAA
- a CDS encoding genetic competence negative regulator, with product MRIERLSPDKVRFFLTFDDLTERGIAKEDMWRDIPKVHDLFQEMMEQAYLELGFEVTGPVAVEVFALPAQGMVVIVTRGKSDNAYDDEGYEMHVTLEESDTIVFAFPDVDQVIEAIRRIRRYVDSGGKLHYYRQRYVLSLPPLALDPADYDALIAILSEHGEPYAVTMAMLEEYGSPIAADGAIETLWRYFGA from the coding sequence ATGCGCATCGAGCGGCTGAGCCCGGACAAGGTTCGCTTTTTCCTCACGTTTGACGACTTGACCGAACGCGGGATCGCCAAGGAGGACATGTGGCGGGACATCCCCAAGGTGCACGACCTTTTCCAGGAGATGATGGAACAGGCCTACCTGGAATTGGGATTCGAAGTGACCGGCCCGGTGGCCGTTGAAGTTTTTGCCCTTCCCGCTCAGGGGATGGTGGTGATCGTCACGCGCGGCAAGAGCGACAACGCGTACGACGACGAGGGGTACGAAATGCACGTGACGCTGGAGGAAAGCGACACGATTGTCTTCGCCTTTCCCGACGTGGACCAGGTGATCGAGGCGATCCGACGCATTCGGCGGTACGTGGACTCCGGCGGAAAGCTGCATTACTACCGTCAGCGGTACGTGCTGTCGCTCCCCCCCTTGGCATTGGATCCAGCCGATTACGATGCCCTCATCGCCATCCTTTCGGAGCACGGGGAGCCTTACGCCGTGACGATGGCGATGTTGGAAGAATACGGGTCACCGATTGCCGCCGATGGGGCGATCGAAACGCTGTGGCGATACTTTGGGGCATGA
- a CDS encoding RecQ family ATP-dependent DNA helicase, with translation MTRRRVDRAALLAAMERHFGFRTFRPGQAELIEAVLSGRDALGVLATGSGKSLCYQLPALLLSGVCVVVSPLIALMEDQVAALHARGFRGVTALHSGLDPDERRRREDRLCAGAYRLVYVSPERLAQPAFVRRLARVGVSLFVVDEAHCISQWGHEFRPDYLRLGQVVHGLGRPPTLALTATAPPPVQKDIVTALKMRDPVRVVLPVNRDNLAFDRVWVNGEAEKQAVLAERLLRLAGPGIVYVATREAAEAFCAWFSCRDGRPAEYFHGGMPADERARILEQFRAGELFVVFATNAFGMGIDKPDVRFVLHAHAPASLEAYVQEAGRAGRDGAPAYACLLYDRADLALQQRLLAREYPPEAALVPLLARLRERGRGAARLEETADDPAARHLPAVVAQLELAGAVAYDPATGAWTWQDSRADVAELAAQVAERLQARKADRLRRLGALAAWAEGEGCRRAALDRYFGSPSGPKPASCCWACGVEWTAYADASGAMAWAEAAEPLGWRQRLAQLLPVEPTAT, from the coding sequence GTGACGCGCCGACGGGTTGACCGGGCCGCTCTGCTCGCCGCGATGGAGCGCCATTTCGGCTTCCGCACCTTTCGCCCGGGGCAGGCCGAACTCATCGAAGCGGTCCTCTCCGGCCGTGATGCCCTGGGCGTGCTGGCCACGGGCAGCGGGAAGTCCCTCTGCTACCAGTTACCGGCGCTGCTGCTTTCCGGCGTGTGCGTCGTCGTCTCGCCCCTCATCGCGTTGATGGAGGACCAGGTTGCCGCCCTGCACGCGCGGGGGTTTCGCGGCGTGACGGCGCTGCACAGCGGGCTGGATCCCGATGAACGTCGAAGGCGGGAGGATCGGCTTTGTGCCGGCGCGTATCGGCTGGTCTACGTGTCGCCGGAGCGGCTGGCCCAGCCCGCCTTCGTGCGCCGCTTGGCGCGCGTGGGGGTTTCCCTCTTCGTTGTCGACGAGGCCCACTGCATTTCCCAATGGGGCCACGAATTCCGTCCCGACTACCTGCGGCTCGGGCAGGTGGTTCACGGGCTGGGGCGTCCTCCGACGCTGGCCCTGACGGCCACCGCCCCGCCGCCTGTGCAAAAGGACATTGTCACTGCGCTCAAGATGCGCGACCCCGTGCGCGTCGTCCTGCCGGTCAACCGCGACAACCTGGCCTTCGACCGCGTGTGGGTGAATGGCGAAGCCGAGAAGCAGGCCGTGTTGGCGGAGCGGCTTTTGCGCCTGGCCGGGCCCGGCATCGTCTATGTGGCGACGCGCGAGGCGGCCGAAGCCTTTTGCGCTTGGTTTTCTTGCCGCGACGGGCGTCCGGCGGAGTATTTCCACGGCGGCATGCCGGCCGACGAGCGGGCGCGCATTTTGGAACAGTTTCGCGCCGGAGAGCTGTTTGTCGTCTTTGCCACCAACGCCTTTGGCATGGGCATCGACAAGCCCGATGTGCGCTTCGTACTGCACGCCCACGCCCCGGCATCGCTGGAGGCCTACGTGCAGGAAGCGGGGCGGGCCGGGCGCGACGGTGCCCCGGCCTACGCCTGCCTGCTGTACGACCGCGCCGACCTGGCGTTGCAGCAGCGGCTCCTCGCCCGCGAGTATCCACCCGAAGCCGCCCTCGTCCCGCTCCTGGCGCGCCTGCGCGAGCGGGGGAGAGGCGCGGCACGCCTGGAGGAAACCGCCGACGATCCGGCGGCGCGCCATCTGCCTGCCGTGGTGGCCCAGCTGGAGCTGGCGGGCGCGGTGGCGTACGATCCCGCCACCGGCGCCTGGACGTGGCAGGATTCCCGCGCCGATGTGGCGGAGCTCGCGGCGCAGGTGGCCGAGCGACTGCAGGCACGCAAGGCGGATCGCTTGCGGCGCCTCGGTGCCCTGGCGGCGTGGGCGGAGGGAGAAGGCTGTCGGCGCGCGGCGCTGGACCGCTATTTCGGTTCGCCGAGCGGCCCCAAGCCGGCATCGTGCTGTTGGGCGTGTGGCGTGGAGTGGACGGCCTACGCCGATGCCTCCGGCGCGATGGCGTGGGCCGAGGCGGCGGAACCGCTGGGATGGCGACAGCGCCTGGCACAGCTGCTCCCGGTGGAGCCGACGGCGACGTGA
- a CDS encoding helix-turn-helix domain-containing protein, which produces MAARTRLDPLHGLVLRVASAMAGERTQAAIWRVLAGHGGIQTIQDVCWYGLRRYYAVVDRSEREAVRRRLEELQAWGYVAEAHEWSDGRRFVRVTAAGERALREDPSGAAVDAVLATWDGLRDGRAWRVLYPRLVLTVQTLSHLVRGQTAFRPIVRTPDAQAWVRALLAKRPAKATAAQLRAELEQALERLPPPYADLLVASFAGFGLRGATAQQLAARTGSAPVLVRAALRVAVARVQEAALEEPERFPLLHAMAEPRPCEGLSASAEATRALLLRGVAPAEVARRRGLRLATVEDHVVEIALRDPAFDVFRFLDRTTHEAVWAARRRLGTVRLRAIRDALGGAVSYFAIRLALTRPPCTGMGEYGSDAPTG; this is translated from the coding sequence ATGGCTGCCCGAACACGTCTCGATCCCCTGCACGGGCTTGTGCTGCGCGTGGCGTCGGCGATGGCGGGGGAACGGACACAAGCGGCGATCTGGCGCGTGCTGGCCGGGCATGGCGGCATCCAAACCATCCAGGACGTGTGCTGGTATGGCCTGCGCCGCTATTATGCCGTCGTGGACAGATCGGAGCGGGAGGCGGTGCGGCGCCGGCTCGAGGAGCTTCAGGCGTGGGGCTACGTGGCCGAGGCGCATGAATGGTCGGACGGCCGCCGGTTCGTGAGGGTTACGGCGGCGGGGGAACGCGCCTTGCGGGAAGACCCCAGCGGCGCGGCCGTCGACGCGGTGCTCGCGACGTGGGACGGGCTCCGCGACGGCCGCGCGTGGCGCGTGCTCTACCCGCGGCTGGTGCTCACGGTGCAGACGCTGTCCCACCTGGTACGGGGACAAACCGCCTTTCGTCCGATTGTCCGTACCCCCGACGCCCAGGCTTGGGTGCGGGCGCTCTTGGCCAAGCGACCGGCGAAAGCCACCGCCGCGCAGCTCCGCGCCGAGCTGGAACAGGCCCTCGAACGCCTGCCGCCCCCCTATGCCGATCTGCTCGTGGCCTCCTTTGCCGGCTTTGGCCTGAGGGGCGCGACGGCGCAGCAGCTGGCCGCGCGCACCGGAAGCGCGCCGGTGCTCGTGCGGGCGGCGCTGCGGGTGGCGGTGGCCCGCGTGCAGGAGGCGGCGCTGGAGGAGCCGGAGCGCTTTCCCCTGCTGCATGCCATGGCCGAGCCGCGGCCATGTGAAGGGCTTTCCGCGTCGGCGGAAGCGACGCGCGCCCTCCTGCTGCGCGGCGTTGCCCCGGCGGAGGTGGCCCGCCGCCGGGGCCTGCGCCTGGCGACGGTGGAAGACCATGTCGTCGAGATCGCCCTGCGCGATCCGGCCTTTGACGTCTTTCGGTTTCTCGATCGCACCACGCACGAGGCGGTGTGGGCGGCGCGGCGCCGGCTCGGCACGGTTCGGCTGCGCGCGATTCGCGATGCCCTCGGCGGCGCCGTGTCCTATTTTGCCATCCGCTTGGCGCTCACCCGTCCGCCGTGCACCGGAATGGGGGAATATGGAAGTGACGCGCCGACGGGTTGA
- a CDS encoding PIG-L deacetylase family protein — protein MEKRLLLVFAHPDDESFTVGAVVARYVREEGCRVHLLLATRGEAGKPGNPPVCSPVMLAIQREREARTACRILGIERVTFLGFRDGHLADVPRHHLAIPIAAYLRTFRPQVVVTFPPHGISGHPDHRAIQQATYAAVTAPGLPDEVARLYYVTLPASAAEASRRRVFTDPDEALAATVSGEGYAHVAAAALAAHRSQHLSVEAVFPGATRGDATHVRTKSHFLLAWARVPQPAPPRWRPVRRPVSGEQPCVWPRSCPKVSPQRFDRPIGGNR, from the coding sequence GTGGAAAAACGGCTGCTTCTCGTTTTCGCCCATCCGGACGACGAAAGCTTCACCGTCGGCGCCGTTGTGGCGCGCTATGTGCGCGAAGAGGGGTGCCGCGTACACCTTCTCCTGGCCACGCGCGGCGAAGCAGGCAAGCCCGGAAATCCGCCGGTTTGCTCACCGGTGATGTTGGCCATTCAGCGGGAGCGGGAGGCGCGCACTGCCTGTCGGATCTTGGGGATCGAACGCGTCACCTTCCTCGGCTTTCGCGACGGGCATCTGGCCGACGTGCCGCGGCACCACCTCGCCATCCCCATCGCCGCCTATCTGCGCACCTTCCGCCCCCAGGTCGTCGTCACCTTTCCGCCCCACGGCATCTCGGGGCATCCGGACCACCGCGCCATCCAGCAAGCCACCTATGCCGCCGTCACGGCGCCGGGCCTCCCCGACGAGGTGGCACGGCTGTACTACGTGACGCTGCCGGCTTCCGCTGCAGAAGCGTCACGCCGGCGCGTCTTCACCGATCCGGACGAAGCCCTCGCCGCCACCGTAAGCGGCGAGGGCTACGCCCACGTTGCCGCCGCCGCTCTCGCCGCGCACCGGTCGCAACACCTGTCCGTCGAGGCGGTGTTTCCCGGAGCCACGCGCGGCGACGCGACGCATGTGCGCACGAAAAGCCACTTCCTGCTCGCCTGGGCGCGCGTTCCCCAGCCGGCCCCCCCACGTTGGCGACCTGTTCGCCGGCCTGTAAGCGGGGAGCAGCCCTGCGTCTGGCCACGGTCATGCCCCAAAGTATCGCCACAGCGTTTCGATCGCCCCATCGGCGGCAATCGGTGA
- a CDS encoding GerAB/ArcD/ProY family transporter has protein sequence MKTLAPSAKAHALPPLLTSGQLFALIVQTIIGVGVLTLPREVAAATRTDGYTPLLLCALLNWIPLHLWLTLYRRFPHQSFYGVVVQSAPLRRPLFLRAYTLTVYLPLAALLVVVTGIVTRLFADVVNAAILPNTPKAVVVLLLLVPCALFSLMAVDAQGRVNELLLPLVVANFLGGVFLSMTRGDVYNLLPLFPYDWADLGKGMLAALFAFQGAIVLSAYGGYIAQPRNLLGPSVWGMALPTVLYVLITTVAIAVFGHEELRRITWPTFELARITTFPGLVLERLESVFLAAWVAVVFTTAANNFGAYVQLATWFAPGIFGHAVGAAATIFVLAAGVALYPPSPVEVAAWGRWSAYATFFLTLAYPVALHVLATLVRRGQREAAFRQSTL, from the coding sequence ATGAAAACCCTCGCCCCTTCCGCAAAGGCCCATGCCCTCCCGCCCTTGCTCACGAGCGGCCAGCTGTTCGCCCTCATCGTCCAAACGATCATTGGGGTCGGCGTCCTTACCCTGCCGCGCGAGGTGGCCGCCGCCACGCGCACCGACGGGTATACCCCCCTGCTCCTCTGCGCGCTGCTCAATTGGATTCCGCTGCATCTGTGGCTCACGCTGTATCGGCGCTTTCCGCACCAGTCCTTTTACGGGGTGGTGGTGCAATCGGCTCCCCTTCGGCGGCCCCTCTTCCTTCGCGCCTACACCCTGACCGTGTACCTGCCGCTCGCCGCGCTGCTGGTCGTGGTCACGGGCATCGTGACGCGGCTCTTTGCCGACGTGGTCAACGCGGCCATTTTGCCCAACACGCCCAAGGCGGTGGTGGTGCTGCTTCTCCTTGTGCCCTGCGCGCTGTTCAGCCTGATGGCCGTCGACGCCCAGGGGCGGGTCAACGAGCTGTTGCTCCCCTTGGTTGTCGCCAATTTTCTGGGCGGCGTTTTCCTGTCCATGACGCGGGGAGACGTCTACAACCTGCTCCCCCTGTTTCCGTACGATTGGGCCGATTTGGGGAAGGGGATGCTGGCGGCCTTGTTCGCGTTCCAGGGGGCCATCGTGCTGAGCGCCTACGGCGGATACATTGCACAACCCCGGAACCTTCTCGGGCCAAGCGTATGGGGTATGGCGCTCCCCACGGTCCTGTATGTGCTGATCACCACCGTGGCCATTGCCGTCTTCGGCCATGAAGAGCTGAGGCGGATCACCTGGCCGACTTTTGAGCTGGCCCGGATCACGACCTTCCCGGGGTTGGTGCTGGAACGGCTGGAATCGGTCTTTCTGGCCGCGTGGGTGGCCGTCGTCTTCACCACCGCCGCCAACAATTTTGGCGCCTACGTGCAGCTGGCCACCTGGTTTGCCCCCGGCATCTTTGGGCACGCCGTGGGGGCCGCGGCCACGATCTTTGTCCTGGCCGCTGGCGTGGCCCTGTACCCGCCATCGCCCGTCGAGGTGGCCGCATGGGGCCGCTGGAGCGCCTACGCCACCTTCTTCCTCACCCTCGCCTATCCCGTCGCCCTGCACGTGCTGGCCACCCTCGTTCGGCGCGGGCAGCGAGAGGCGGCGTTTCGCCAATCCACACTGTGA
- a CDS encoding FMN-binding glutamate synthase family protein: protein MEMVAIMREPGWMVLWLIGTAGSLTAALLLVLVSRWWSRRFLRRAFTRLLRDPYMENIWELASGIMRHTPQVAVENSLRAEAGGIIKRPFGSPRRFLHFDHLVFSPAQLVRRPTPEDERVDLAVTIGPCARRPLRVDIPILVSALGYGVGLSAPVKIAIARGAAAVGTATNSGEGPLLPEERQAARHLILQFHRGKWDKDPDTLRQADAIEIWVGQGASAGVESRTEAALLPERAKALMGLRPGEDAVLPARMPGIRTKGDWRRLVDDLKAATGGVPIGMKLVPSGMLEADLDIALEAGVDFITLDGAQAGTKGSAPILQDDFGLPTLFGLCRAVRHLERRGVSGTVSLLIAGGLKTPGECLKAIALGADAVYLGSTVLFAAAHNQIAKTLPWEPPTELVFAWGKLAHRFDPEQGARHVAQFLRAYAAEIEVGIRALGKRAIGEVGREDLVALEPWTAQVTGIPLADGSPTASPWLPDPDGNPKPPSRLKSLVRDGLKRWLS, encoded by the coding sequence ATGGAGATGGTGGCCATCATGCGCGAACCCGGATGGATGGTCCTGTGGTTGATCGGAACTGCCGGCAGTCTTACCGCGGCTCTTTTGCTCGTACTCGTTTCCCGTTGGTGGAGCCGGCGCTTCCTGCGCCGGGCGTTCACCCGCCTGTTGCGTGACCCCTACATGGAAAACATCTGGGAACTGGCGTCGGGCATCATGCGGCACACCCCCCAGGTGGCCGTGGAAAACAGCCTCCGCGCCGAAGCAGGGGGAATCATCAAACGCCCGTTCGGATCGCCCCGGCGCTTCCTCCACTTTGATCATCTCGTCTTTTCCCCTGCGCAGCTGGTGCGCCGGCCCACCCCCGAGGACGAACGGGTGGACCTTGCGGTGACCATCGGGCCCTGCGCCCGGCGACCGCTTCGCGTCGACATCCCGATCCTTGTTTCTGCGCTGGGCTACGGCGTAGGCCTCAGCGCGCCGGTGAAAATCGCCATCGCCAGGGGCGCCGCAGCTGTCGGCACGGCCACCAACAGCGGGGAAGGGCCCTTGCTGCCGGAAGAACGGCAGGCGGCAAGGCACTTGATTCTGCAGTTCCACCGCGGAAAATGGGACAAAGACCCCGACACCCTGCGCCAGGCGGACGCCATCGAAATATGGGTGGGCCAGGGCGCCAGCGCCGGCGTCGAAAGCCGTACCGAGGCGGCGCTGCTTCCCGAACGGGCCAAGGCCCTGATGGGGCTCAGGCCCGGCGAGGACGCCGTTCTCCCGGCCCGCATGCCGGGCATCCGAACGAAAGGCGATTGGCGGCGGCTGGTGGACGACCTGAAGGCCGCCACCGGCGGCGTGCCCATCGGCATGAAACTGGTTCCTTCGGGGATGCTGGAGGCGGACCTGGACATCGCCCTGGAAGCCGGCGTCGACTTCATCACCCTCGATGGGGCGCAAGCGGGGACCAAGGGATCGGCGCCGATCCTCCAAGACGACTTTGGTCTGCCCACCCTGTTCGGTTTGTGCCGGGCCGTCCGCCACCTGGAACGCCGCGGCGTCTCCGGCACCGTTTCCTTGCTCATCGCCGGCGGGCTGAAGACGCCCGGCGAATGCCTGAAGGCGATCGCCCTCGGCGCCGACGCCGTCTACCTGGGCAGCACGGTTCTGTTTGCCGCGGCCCATAACCAAATCGCCAAAACCCTCCCCTGGGAACCGCCGACGGAACTCGTTTTTGCCTGGGGAAAACTGGCACACCGCTTCGACCCCGAACAGGGCGCGCGGCACGTGGCGCAGTTTTTGCGCGCCTACGCAGCGGAAATCGAGGTCGGCATCCGCGCCCTCGGCAAGCGCGCCATTGGGGAAGTCGGCCGCGAGGACCTAGTGGCCCTCGAGCCGTGGACGGCACAGGTGACGGGCATTCCCCTTGCCGATGGCTCCCCAACGGCTTCGCCTTGGCTGCCCGATCCCGACGGAAACCCCAAGCCGCCGTCACGGCTGAAAAGCCTTGTCCGTGACGGGCTCAAACGCTGGCTTTCCTGA